CGTGATGTGGTCGATGAATGCCTGTGATTTCTGCTGCACGCTGGTCATATAGTCCATAACCTTGTAGATGGCCTGCTCTTTGTCTGCTTCTTCGCTCATGGAAACACTCCAATTTTATTTGCTGATTGAAATATATAGCCAGTATAACTTTACTGTCAAGTGAAGGCCGTTAACCGTGCGCTCCAGACCGTAGAAATGGACTTACAAAAAAATTTTCGGACTTAGTGAAATTTCTGGACTTAATTGAATAAAATAGTTATAAACAAACACGAATTTATTAATTTGTCGAAAAAACTCTAAACTTTGTCGAATTCTTTGTCGATTAATATCAAAAGATGTAGAAATAAAATTGACAGGAAAGAAATAGCACTTTACAATGCTATTATAGAGATTACATTTCTACTTTTTAGAAGCTTTAATAGTTTTTTAACACCAAGAGCTGTTCATGGGTGATTTCAAGGGAGGATGCATAATGATGAAGGCAACAGGAATAGTAAGAAAAGTCGATGAACTGGGACGTATTGTGATTCCGATTGAACTGCGCAGAACAATGGGAATTGACATAAAAGATCCGCTGGAAATTTTTGTGGACGGCGAAAAGATCATTCTCAGAAAATATGAACCAACCTGCATTTTCTCCGGCAGCGCTGAGAACCTGATCAGCTTCAAAGGCAAAATGGTCAGCAAAGATGTTCTCGATGAACTGATCGCAAGTTTCGACAAAATCTAAGTTTTGATTGGCGGAGGCCGGGTCACAGACACTTCAACAGTGTTCGTGCTCCGGTTCTTTTTTGTCTGTCCGGCCGGAAGGCCGGTTCGTAGACAATCCCAGCGGCTTCCTATATCATTAAGGGCGTTGTATGCAGAACAATACTGGAAGGGATGGTCACCTCATGAGCAACGAAGCACAGACACAAGCGGAGAACAGCCCGCTGCCCCGGCTGAACCGGCCGGAAGCGATTGTATTTGATATGGATGGTACGCTGTTCCAGACGGAGAGCCTGCTGCTGCCCGCCTATCATAGAATGTTCGATATTCTGCGGGAGGAAGGGCTGCATTCCGGTCCTACGCCGCCGGAGGAGCGCATTCTGGGCAGTCTGGGGATGCTGCTGGCTGAT
This region of Paenibacillus sp. FSL K6-1096 genomic DNA includes:
- a CDS encoding AbrB/MazE/SpoVT family DNA-binding domain-containing protein, producing MMKATGIVRKVDELGRIVIPIELRRTMGIDIKDPLEIFVDGEKIILRKYEPTCIFSGSAENLISFKGKMVSKDVLDELIASFDKI